One Thermodesulfobacteriota bacterium genomic region harbors:
- a CDS encoding DGQHR domain-containing protein — protein MITSPALRVKQFGLEFFQTTFSAKDVERLVRFEVLHYPEADSRTEKKRKTKVHAINWEMLEKRIGKSEGAFQRPVIRKKIQELVQYYSNCREAQNLPAIPGAVIMISERRLEFSPFGKNPDMGMLQIPEEPGILRCLDGQHRLLALSAREMKEEDLDVPAVVFDSLGPQQIVELFVTINAKHTRLNPSHLISLTGRRLYAQPYEALAHDIIRALNEEETSPLRGEIKVLGVGKGKVTQASLAGEMRDLFNNLEKIGGPGKFKEFEQNGRRFFLNYFKAIQSTFPNAWSGKKYSIKTGAALRAFIRVTPDVMARSKALKNDAFDFYGIREAIRPWAHWVGEGRFETEGDWRKKLGGGTRGTVELLSRELRETLQRG, from the coding sequence ATGATCACCAGCCCTGCTCTGAGGGTCAAACAGTTTGGCCTGGAATTTTTTCAAACCACCTTCTCCGCAAAGGACGTTGAGAGATTGGTCCGATTTGAGGTTTTGCACTATCCAGAGGCAGACTCGAGGACAGAGAAGAAAAGGAAGACGAAGGTTCATGCGATCAACTGGGAGATGCTCGAAAAGCGGATCGGGAAGAGCGAGGGGGCCTTTCAAAGGCCTGTCATTCGGAAGAAGATTCAGGAGCTGGTCCAGTACTATTCCAACTGCAGGGAAGCCCAGAACCTGCCAGCCATCCCTGGGGCGGTGATCATGATCTCCGAAAGGCGCCTCGAATTCTCACCGTTCGGGAAAAACCCTGACATGGGGATGCTTCAAATCCCTGAGGAACCGGGTATTCTCCGGTGTCTGGATGGTCAGCACCGGTTACTGGCCTTAAGCGCCCGGGAGATGAAGGAGGAGGACCTGGACGTACCCGCGGTGGTCTTCGACTCTCTCGGCCCCCAACAGATCGTGGAACTCTTCGTGACGATCAACGCCAAACATACTCGGCTGAACCCCTCTCATCTCATCTCCCTGACCGGACGCAGACTCTATGCCCAACCCTACGAGGCCTTGGCCCATGACATCATCCGAGCTCTCAACGAGGAGGAGACCTCCCCCCTTCGAGGGGAGATCAAGGTCCTTGGCGTGGGGAAGGGGAAAGTGACCCAGGCCTCCCTTGCGGGCGAGATGAGGGACCTCTTCAATAACCTCGAGAAAATCGGTGGCCCGGGCAAGTTCAAGGAGTTTGAACAGAATGGAAGGCGCTTCTTCCTCAACTATTTCAAGGCGATTCAATCCACCTTCCCCAATGCCTGGTCTGGGAAAAAGTATAGCATCAAAACGGGGGCAGCCCTTAGGGCCTTTATCCGGGTCACCCCAGATGTGATGGCCAGATCGAAGGCATTGAAGAACGACGCCTTCGATTTTTACGGCATCCGGGAGGCCATACGGCCCTGGGCCCATTGGGTCGGGGAGGGGCGATTCGAAACCGAAGGGGATTGGCGAAAAAAATTGGGAGGCGGGACGAGAGGGACCGTTGAACTTCTGAGCAGGGAACTGAGGGAGACGCTCCAAAGGGGATAA
- a CDS encoding O-acetyl-ADP-ribose deacetylase: protein MREKVYQSTVEILQGDITQQDTEAIGNAANSRLAGGGGVDGAIHRAGGPSIMEELRAKYKGCPTGSAVITRGGNLKAKYVLHAVGPVYSGSPEDARLLSSAYRSCLELCSQHQISSVAFPSISTGAFGYPLEEASRVALKTVVDYLKDHPEIKLVRFVLFDSKTHAAYERAFKDLLKTGQGGGA from the coding sequence ATGAGAGAAAAGGTGTACCAATCGACCGTGGAGATCCTTCAGGGAGACATCACCCAGCAGGATACCGAAGCGATCGGAAATGCTGCCAATTCCAGGCTTGCCGGAGGGGGTGGGGTGGACGGGGCCATTCACCGGGCGGGCGGCCCTTCGATCATGGAAGAATTGAGGGCAAAGTACAAGGGCTGTCCAACGGGATCGGCCGTGATCACCAGGGGTGGAAATTTAAAGGCCAAATACGTCCTTCATGCGGTCGGCCCGGTTTATTCAGGATCGCCGGAAGATGCGCGCCTTCTTTCCAGCGCCTACCGGAGCTGCCTCGAGCTCTGTTCTCAGCATCAGATCTCTTCGGTGGCCTTCCCATCGATCAGCACCGGCGCTTTTGGCTACCCCCTCGAAGAAGCCTCTCGAGTGGCTTTGAAGACCGTCGTCGACTATTTAAAAGACCATCCTGAGATCAAACTGGTCCGCTTCGTCCTGTTCGACTCCAAAACTCATGCAGCCTATGAACGGGCTTTCAAGGATTTGCTTAAGACAGGTCAAGGAGGTGGGGCCTGA
- the trpS gene encoding tryptophan--tRNA ligase, with product MDRIFSGIQPSGEIHIGNYVGAIRNWVRLIDQYECIYCVVDYHAITIEYEVTQMQKRILETATILVACGLTPEKCTVFVQSHVPEHTELAWIFNCVTPVGELERMTQFKEKAKQHRQNINMGLLDYPVLQAADILLYKASYVPVGEDQTQHVELSREIARKFNSRFGETFPEPKVLLSTAPRIMGTDGQAKMSKSMNNTIGLLEPPEAIWEKLRTAATCPHRERRRDPGHPEHCNIFTMHTAFSREDQIAYVDQGCRTAGIGCIECKEILWRNMIEELKPIQARVREMNDKPEYIPKILKTGAERCKALAETVMDEVRAKIGVKAHWLR from the coding sequence ATGGACAGGATCTTCAGCGGGATTCAGCCCTCGGGTGAGATTCACATTGGCAATTATGTCGGAGCAATAAGGAACTGGGTCAGGCTAATCGACCAGTATGAGTGCATCTATTGTGTGGTCGATTATCATGCCATCACCATCGAATATGAGGTCACCCAGATGCAGAAGAGGATCCTCGAAACCGCCACCATTCTGGTGGCGTGTGGATTGACCCCGGAGAAATGCACCGTCTTCGTTCAATCGCATGTGCCCGAACATACGGAGCTGGCCTGGATCTTCAACTGCGTGACCCCTGTGGGAGAGCTGGAGAGGATGACCCAGTTCAAGGAGAAGGCGAAACAGCATCGACAGAACATCAACATGGGGCTCTTGGACTATCCTGTGCTTCAAGCCGCTGACATCCTCCTCTACAAGGCGAGCTATGTGCCGGTGGGGGAGGATCAGACCCAGCACGTGGAGCTCTCCCGGGAGATCGCCCGGAAGTTCAACAGCCGTTTCGGGGAGACCTTCCCGGAGCCGAAGGTCCTCCTTTCTACCGCTCCCCGGATCATGGGAACCGACGGACAGGCCAAGATGTCCAAATCGATGAACAACACCATCGGACTTCTCGAACCTCCAGAGGCCATCTGGGAGAAGCTGAGAACAGCAGCCACCTGTCCTCACCGAGAACGGAGGAGGGATCCCGGACATCCGGAACATTGCAATATCTTTACGATGCACACCGCCTTTTCTCGAGAAGATCAGATCGCCTACGTCGATCAGGGATGTCGGACGGCAGGGATTGGGTGTATCGAGTGTAAGGAGATCCTTTGGAGGAACATGATCGAAGAACTAAAACCCATCCAGGCTCGTGTGCGAGAGATGAACGACAAGCCCGAATACATCCCCAAAATCCTCAAAACAGGGGCGGAACGTTGCAAAGCGCTCGCCGAAACGGTCATGGACGAGGTTCGGGCCAAGATAGGGGTTAAAGCGCATTGGTTGAGATGA
- a CDS encoding FAD-dependent oxidoreductase: MKRYLIIGNGVAGARAAVRIREKDPSGQIHIFTEEAYPFYYRVRFPDLIAGEVTPKELTIHTPEFYRARGIDLHLEEPVIEVSPDRKEALTRSGKIYAYDLLLMATGGIPFVPPIPGREKRGVFTLRTMRDALEMKAFSEKVRQAILIGGGLVGLETGGALLRRGIKVSVIEHNPRILPRQMDPEGAQILQTKMERMGFTFFLNGQCEEVVGGERVEGVRLKDGRWVEGEMVIISAGVRPNVALPRQVGVEVKNGVLVNDRLETSLPQIYAAGDVVEHRGRVYGIWPAAQKQGEVAGVNMAGGDETYQGTVVSNTLKVVGIDLTSMGEIDAEGELECLVRSDRENCQYCKVTFKEDKIVGCILLGETKNRAELLHAIEREINVRELKEALMKEGFDIKR, translated from the coding sequence GTGAAGCGTTATCTCATCATCGGAAATGGTGTGGCCGGCGCGAGGGCGGCCGTCCGAATCAGAGAGAAAGACCCGAGCGGTCAAATCCACATCTTCACGGAGGAGGCCTATCCCTTCTATTATCGCGTCCGCTTTCCTGATCTGATTGCGGGAGAGGTTACCCCAAAGGAACTGACCATCCATACCCCGGAATTTTACCGGGCCCGGGGGATCGATCTCCATCTTGAAGAGCCCGTGATCGAGGTTTCACCGGATCGGAAAGAGGCCCTTACACGGTCAGGGAAGATTTACGCCTACGATCTACTTTTGATGGCCACCGGAGGGATCCCTTTTGTGCCGCCCATCCCCGGAAGAGAGAAGAGGGGGGTATTTACCCTTCGAACGATGAGAGACGCCCTTGAGATGAAGGCCTTTTCCGAGAAGGTCCGGCAAGCGATCTTGATCGGCGGAGGGTTGGTGGGCCTGGAGACGGGAGGGGCCTTGTTGAGACGGGGGATCAAGGTGTCGGTCATTGAACATAATCCGAGAATTCTCCCCAGGCAGATGGATCCCGAAGGGGCACAGATCCTCCAAACGAAGATGGAGCGCATGGGATTCACCTTCTTCCTCAACGGTCAATGTGAGGAGGTCGTGGGAGGGGAACGGGTCGAGGGGGTCCGGCTCAAAGACGGGAGGTGGGTAGAAGGAGAAATGGTGATCATCTCCGCGGGGGTGAGACCCAACGTTGCTCTGCCGAGGCAGGTCGGGGTTGAGGTCAAAAACGGGGTCCTCGTCAACGATCGGCTAGAGACGAGCCTTCCCCAAATCTATGCTGCGGGAGATGTGGTGGAGCATCGAGGCCGGGTCTATGGCATCTGGCCAGCGGCGCAGAAACAGGGCGAGGTCGCCGGAGTGAATATGGCAGGAGGAGACGAGACCTATCAGGGGACGGTGGTCTCCAATACCTTGAAGGTGGTGGGTATCGATCTCACCTCCATGGGTGAAATCGATGCCGAAGGAGAGCTCGAATGTTTGGTGAGAAGCGACCGCGAAAACTGTCAGTACTGCAAGGTGACCTTTAAAGAGGATAAGATCGTGGGCTGTATTTTGCTCGGGGAGACGAAGAACAGGGCAGAGCTGCTCCATGCGATAGAAAGAGAGATCAATGTGAGGGAGCTCAAAGAGGCCCTGATGAAGGAAGGGTTTGACATAAAAAGATAG
- a CDS encoding C-GCAxxG-C-C family protein, translated as MSVKDLVGYEESFLPRIATGFGGGIGRKGSLCGAFTASIMAIGMKMGRTDPKDRETLLKVYERCQEFWEQFEKEFGSRNCYDLIGFHLDDPEENKKWLTSGGREKCMAIVEKAAGMLCEYLEKMEEKR; from the coding sequence TTGAGTGTCAAGGATCTGGTTGGATATGAAGAGTCTTTCCTCCCGAGAATCGCCACCGGATTCGGTGGCGGAATTGGCCGGAAGGGTTCACTTTGCGGTGCCTTTACCGCCTCGATCATGGCCATCGGAATGAAGATGGGCCGGACAGACCCCAAAGATCGAGAAACCCTGCTGAAGGTTTATGAGAGATGTCAGGAGTTTTGGGAACAGTTTGAGAAGGAGTTCGGGAGCAGAAATTGTTATGACCTCATCGGCTTTCATCTCGATGACCCCGAGGAGAACAAGAAATGGTTGACTTCTGGGGGGAGGGAGAAATGCATGGCCATCGTCGAGAAGGCCGCGGGAATGCTCTGCGAATATTTAGAGAAGATGGAAGAAAAAAGGTGA